One part of the Candidatus Binataceae bacterium genome encodes these proteins:
- a CDS encoding methyltransferase: MIESTAEETLDMILGGALRLYQPRRGYRFSVDSVLLARFAAARPAARVLDLGAGCGVVALIYAALVKPHEVIALELQPALAALIARNVSLNGLGMVRAICGNLRNRGALGTAAGGFDLVLANPPFRARLSGRESPLAGRRLARGEAAARLEDFVAAAARYARHGGRAAFVLSAARSAELVSALRRRRLEPKRIRFVHPYAAASASTVLVEARKGGGVEVEVEPPLVMYDAPGVYSDAARALLERP, from the coding sequence ATGATTGAATCGACCGCGGAAGAAACTCTCGACATGATCCTAGGCGGGGCGCTGCGCCTTTACCAGCCGCGCCGCGGCTACCGCTTCTCGGTCGACTCCGTGCTGCTCGCGCGCTTCGCCGCCGCGCGGCCGGCCGCGCGCGTGCTCGACTTGGGCGCGGGATGCGGCGTCGTCGCACTGATCTACGCCGCCCTCGTCAAGCCGCACGAAGTGATCGCGCTCGAGCTTCAACCGGCGCTCGCTGCGCTCATCGCGCGCAACGTATCGCTCAACGGTCTCGGCATGGTCCGAGCCATCTGCGGCAACTTGCGAAACCGCGGCGCGCTCGGGACGGCTGCCGGCGGCTTCGACCTGGTGCTCGCCAACCCGCCGTTTCGCGCCCGCCTGAGCGGGCGTGAAAGTCCGCTCGCCGGCCGCCGCCTCGCTCGGGGCGAGGCGGCGGCCCGCCTCGAGGATTTCGTCGCGGCCGCGGCGCGCTACGCGCGCCACGGCGGCCGCGCTGCCTTCGTCTTATCCGCCGCGCGCAGCGCCGAGCTTGTCTCGGCGCTGCGCCGCCGCCGCCTCGAGCCCAAGCGCATCCGCTTCGTCCATCCCTACGCCGCCGCCAGCGCCTCGACCGTGCTGGTCGAGGCGCGCAAGGGCGGCGGGGTCGAAGTCGAAGTCGAGCCGCCGCTGGTGATGTACGACGCGCCGGGCGTATACAGCGACGCGGCGCGAGCGCTGCTGGAGCGACCGTAA